Proteins encoded within one genomic window of Rhodothermales bacterium:
- a CDS encoding alpha/beta hydrolase, with translation MNFVLDFRGANVGGPVLPGRLTEGTHAQLQMASDVTFLIHGFNVDRPSGREQLKRFASQLNRVQHHALVATLWPGDHWAGAFSYSFEGRDADDTALELAKFIYTYLRKSTRVSFATHSLGARVALQVVKLLVPYGYTFNQLCLMAAAVDDYSLGYPSDFRDGVRGTRRVSVLASRQDYVLKLAYPAGDLFQTWFFYREDSWGQALGYHGPRVRGGNATPQQVLHVQISDQRDAGHSDYLPDPFPTPNQRSTVQFVNEALSGHPVPVYP, from the coding sequence ATGAACTTCGTCCTCGATTTTCGCGGCGCCAACGTCGGTGGGCCCGTCCTTCCCGGCCGGCTCACGGAGGGCACGCACGCGCAGCTCCAGATGGCGTCGGACGTGACCTTCCTGATTCACGGCTTCAACGTCGATCGCCCCTCGGGCCGGGAGCAGCTCAAGCGTTTTGCCTCGCAGCTGAACCGTGTGCAGCACCACGCCCTCGTCGCCACGCTGTGGCCCGGCGACCACTGGGCCGGCGCGTTCAGCTACAGTTTCGAGGGGCGCGACGCCGACGACACCGCGCTGGAGCTGGCCAAATTCATCTATACCTATCTGCGCAAGAGCACCCGCGTGTCCTTCGCCACGCACAGCCTGGGTGCGCGCGTCGCCCTGCAGGTCGTGAAGCTGCTCGTGCCCTACGGCTACACGTTCAACCAGCTCTGCCTGATGGCCGCGGCGGTGGACGACTACAGCCTGGGGTATCCGAGCGATTTCCGGGATGGGGTGCGCGGCACACGCCGCGTATCGGTGCTGGCGTCGCGGCAGGATTACGTGCTCAAGCTGGCCTACCCGGCCGGCGACCTGTTCCAGACCTGGTTCTTCTACCGCGAGGACAGCTGGGGGCAGGCGCTGGGTTACCACGGCCCCCGCGTCCGCGGCGGCAACGCCACGCCACAGCAGGTCCTGCACGTCCAGATCAGCGACCAGCGCGACGCCGGCCACAGCGACTACCTGCCCGACCCCTTCCCCACGCCGAATCAGCGCTCAACCGTTCAATTCGTGAACGAGGCGCTGTCCGGGCATCCGGTGCCGGTGTATCCGTGA
- a CDS encoding AsmA-like C-terminal region-containing protein, whose product MTALKKFVLIPILSVLGLLVVAGVGLYLYLSDARLRSLLEPALEETLQRDVSIDAVHLSLFRTFPHVGIGVEGLTIHTPDGPDLASIDEFWAAARLGSLFADDIEIASIELIGPRILVEPLGDGRTTLDGLGGDAEAAPADTAAASGSIRLDRISIRDGALAYADEAGTFFAIADLDADLRAVLDDVTAISGYVEAYDLTYESAGVPYARDWDLRLDVDAEADLTNEVLRLGSTRLRAEQLDIAMAGEVAGWSQDVMAVDLRIDAPDGTIEGFLSLLPRGLVKDLDGITARGAFALAATLKGDLGDDVYPALDAHLTIEDGFIQYPGLPEAITGIQLDTRVTDEAVDIASLTATAAGNTLTSRGRIVNGDATTVDAVLQIDADLASIPRFYPLEAGTRLAGTVKTNARIQGPIDAPESLQAEGTAELQGIQYASADLPQPVDALDGLLRLDRNAIRFENIVVKAGQTDATLNGALSNYMAFMASEPGGAVPAFRGQLHSAVLNADELIPEDTTDTEPLDLPDVLMDVRLTADRMVYGGIDVRDARSELHLENDILTVSGISAALFSGVLAGEIAFSTQNPEAPAFDGAIKLEGIDASRFFEKMETVNKFAQVGGYFQGVFDSQAKFSLRMDSLLNPRMETIQASGLFGAREGSLRDLPILKKLSAFTGLADLSRLALKDWSHAFSVAGEQLQVRDLDIEAGAYTVKLNGTQGLDGRLDYALSLILPASASDALLAAPVGAALRPIAGVANAALVDPATGRIVLDLLAQGAINDPELRLNSDMMKTRLESHASALVAGARQEAQARLDSLAQAQKAALEQEARDRLGGLVEDAVGDSTVAIPTNLDSLKSQGEDLVKDRLKGLLNRKKKN is encoded by the coding sequence ATGACTGCGCTGAAGAAGTTCGTACTGATCCCCATTCTTTCCGTACTCGGCCTCCTCGTTGTGGCGGGTGTGGGTCTATACCTGTACCTGTCCGACGCCCGGCTCCGAAGCCTGCTCGAACCGGCGCTGGAAGAGACGCTCCAGCGTGACGTGTCGATCGATGCGGTGCACCTCAGCCTGTTTCGCACCTTTCCGCACGTCGGCATCGGCGTGGAGGGCCTGACGATCCACACGCCGGACGGCCCCGATCTGGCCTCGATCGACGAGTTCTGGGCCGCCGCCCGGCTCGGCTCGCTCTTCGCCGACGATATCGAGATCGCGTCCATCGAACTCATCGGCCCGCGCATCCTCGTCGAACCCCTCGGCGACGGCCGAACCACGCTCGACGGCCTGGGTGGAGATGCGGAGGCCGCGCCGGCGGACACGGCGGCGGCATCCGGCTCGATCCGGCTCGACCGTATTTCGATCCGCGACGGCGCGCTCGCCTACGCCGACGAAGCCGGCACCTTCTTCGCCATCGCCGACCTCGATGCCGACCTCCGCGCCGTCCTCGACGACGTCACGGCGATCTCGGGCTATGTGGAGGCGTACGACCTCACCTACGAATCGGCCGGCGTGCCCTATGCGCGGGACTGGGATCTACGCCTCGATGTGGATGCCGAAGCCGATCTGACCAACGAAGTGCTCCGCCTCGGCTCTACCCGGTTGCGGGCCGAGCAGCTCGACATCGCCATGGCCGGCGAGGTCGCCGGCTGGAGCCAGGATGTCATGGCGGTCGATCTCCGCATCGATGCGCCCGACGGCACCATCGAAGGGTTTTTGTCCCTGCTGCCCAGAGGGCTCGTCAAGGATCTCGACGGTATCACGGCGCGCGGCGCCTTTGCGCTGGCAGCGACCCTCAAAGGCGATCTGGGTGATGACGTGTATCCGGCCCTCGATGCGCATCTGACAATCGAAGACGGCTTCATCCAGTATCCCGGCCTGCCCGAGGCCATTACCGGCATCCAGCTCGATACCCGCGTAACCGACGAAGCGGTCGATATCGCCTCGCTCACCGCAACCGCGGCAGGGAATACCCTCACGTCGCGAGGCCGCATCGTCAACGGCGACGCCACCACGGTGGATGCCGTACTGCAGATCGATGCGGACCTGGCGTCCATCCCGCGCTTTTATCCGCTCGAAGCCGGCACCCGGCTTGCCGGCACCGTCAAAACCAACGCCCGGATCCAGGGTCCCATCGACGCCCCGGAATCGCTGCAGGCCGAAGGCACCGCCGAACTGCAGGGCATCCAGTACGCGTCCGCCGACCTGCCCCAGCCGGTCGATGCCCTGGATGGATTGCTCCGCCTGGATCGCAACGCCATCCGCTTCGAAAACATCGTCGTCAAGGCCGGCCAGACCGACGCCACGCTGAACGGGGCGCTGTCGAATTACATGGCCTTTATGGCGTCCGAACCCGGCGGCGCCGTGCCGGCTTTCAGGGGGCAACTCCACAGCGCCGTGCTGAACGCCGACGAACTCATCCCGGAGGATACCACCGATACCGAACCGCTCGATCTCCCGGATGTGCTGATGGATGTCCGGCTCACCGCGGACCGGATGGTCTATGGCGGGATCGATGTGCGGGATGCGCGCTCCGAGCTGCATCTCGAGAACGACATCCTGACGGTGTCGGGGATCAGCGCCGCGCTGTTCAGCGGCGTCCTGGCCGGCGAGATCGCCTTCAGCACCCAGAATCCGGAGGCGCCGGCGTTCGACGGCGCCATCAAGCTGGAAGGCATAGATGCATCGCGTTTCTTCGAGAAGATGGAGACCGTGAACAAGTTCGCCCAGGTCGGCGGCTATTTTCAGGGGGTGTTCGATAGCCAGGCGAAGTTCTCGCTTCGCATGGACTCGCTTCTCAATCCCCGGATGGAAACGATCCAGGCGTCCGGTCTCTTCGGGGCCCGGGAAGGGAGCCTGCGCGATCTGCCGATCCTGAAAAAACTCAGCGCGTTCACCGGACTCGCCGATCTCAGCCGGCTCGCGCTGAAGGACTGGTCGCATGCATTCTCCGTCGCCGGCGAGCAGCTTCAGGTGCGCGACCTCGACATCGAGGCCGGCGCCTATACCGTGAAACTGAACGGCACGCAGGGGCTGGACGGCCGGCTCGACTATGCCCTGAGCCTCATCCTGCCCGCCTCGGCTTCAGATGCCCTCCTGGCAGCTCCCGTCGGAGCGGCGCTTCGCCCGATAGCCGGCGTGGCAAACGCGGCCCTCGTCGATCCGGCCACCGGACGCATCGTGCTCGACCTTCTGGCGCAGGGCGCCATCAACGACCCGGAGCTTCGCCTCAACAGCGACATGATGAAGACGCGCCTCGAATCGCACGCATCGGCCCTCGTAGCCGGCGCGCGCCAGGAAGCACAGGCGCGTCTCGATTCCCTCGCCCAGGCCCAGAAAGCGGCCCTGGAGCAGGAAGCCCGCGACCGCCTCGGCGGCCTGGTCGAAGACGCCGTTGGCGACAGCACCGTCGCCATCCCGACCAACCTGGACAGCCTGAAGTCCCAGGGCGAGGATCTGGTGAAGGACCGGCTAAAAGGCCTCCTAAACCGCAAGAAGAAAAATTAG
- a CDS encoding Gfo/Idh/MocA family oxidoreductase, with amino-acid sequence MSPSPLRVAIVGAGMIAEYHRKAVLAQAGLGVELAAMVHHDASQFARIVERYGVPCRSFDAVLADRSIDIVSLCTPSGQHAQQALAAIAAGKHVLVEKPMALSLASADAMIAAADERGVCLAVALQRRVDPLFRRIKDALEAGDLGELTLGVVTLPYFRNQAYYDQAEWRGTWALDGGGVLMNQGIHIIDLLLWYMGDPVLIHAGADTLHRHIEVEDVAAAALRFSSGALATIAATTAAGQGFPHRLELYGTQGGIQVEGEGVVRWSVDPETATIDPPDLSAGAGAGAGGDPRAISTAGHEAILADLVGAIREGRSPAIDGREGRRSLAAIIGIYEAAGLL; translated from the coding sequence ATGTCTCCTTCTCCTCTACGCGTCGCCATCGTGGGCGCCGGGATGATCGCGGAGTACCACCGGAAGGCGGTGCTGGCTCAAGCCGGCCTCGGCGTGGAGCTGGCCGCCATGGTGCACCACGATGCCTCGCAGTTCGCCCGCATAGTTGAGCGTTATGGCGTGCCGTGCCGTTCGTTCGATGCGGTGCTGGCCGATCGCTCCATCGACATCGTGAGCCTGTGCACGCCCAGCGGCCAGCACGCCCAGCAGGCGCTGGCGGCCATCGCCGCCGGCAAACATGTGCTGGTCGAAAAACCGATGGCGCTGTCCCTCGCCTCGGCGGACGCCATGATCGCGGCGGCCGACGAGCGCGGCGTCTGCCTCGCCGTGGCCCTCCAGCGACGCGTCGACCCGTTGTTTCGGCGGATCAAGGACGCGCTGGAGGCGGGCGATCTCGGCGAACTCACGCTCGGGGTGGTGACGCTCCCGTATTTCCGCAACCAGGCCTACTACGACCAGGCCGAATGGCGCGGCACCTGGGCGCTCGACGGCGGCGGCGTGCTGATGAACCAGGGCATCCACATCATCGACCTCCTCCTCTGGTACATGGGCGACCCGGTGCTGATCCATGCCGGCGCGGACACGCTGCACCGTCATATCGAAGTGGAGGACGTCGCCGCGGCCGCGCTGCGATTCAGCAGTGGCGCCCTCGCAACGATCGCAGCGACTACGGCGGCCGGCCAGGGCTTCCCGCATCGCCTCGAACTGTACGGGACGCAAGGCGGCATCCAGGTGGAGGGCGAAGGCGTCGTGCGCTGGTCGGTCGACCCGGAGACCGCGACGATCGACCCGCCCGACCTGTCCGCCGGGGCTGGCGCCGGCGCCGGCGGTGACCCTCGGGCCATCTCCACGGCCGGCCACGAGGCCATCCTGGCCGATCTGGTCGGCGCGATCCGCGAAGGCCGCTCCCCCGCCATCGACGGGCGCGAAGGCCGGCGCAGCCTCGCCGCCATCATCGGGATCTACGAGGCCGCCGGGCTGCTGTGA
- the guaB gene encoding IMP dehydrogenase yields the protein MDNRLDIEGDGAIASSSKIRGFGLTYDDVLLVPGRSEVMPRDVNTCAQLTANISLNIPLLSAAMDTVTEHEMAIAMAREGGVGVLHKNMTIEEQASQVRRVKRSESGMILDPITLHPEDTVANARNLMARYSIGGIPVVDSNNRLVGIATNRDLRFVQEPGILLRQVMTSEGLITAPVGTTLEAAEALLQRHKIEKLPVIDGDGYLKGLITFKDIEKKRQFPSACKDEHGRLRVGAAVGVSSGVMERVAALKEAGVDFVIVDTAHGHSVAVMDTVSAIKKQFGDLELIAGNVATAEATLDLIDRGVSAVKVGIGPGSICTTRVVAGVGVPQLTAIMDCARVARPRGIPIIADGGIKQTGDVAKAIAAGASNVMIGGLFARVEESPGETILYEGRKYKSYRGMGSLSAMQDGSKDRYFQDVEDDIKKLVPEGIEGRVPYGGMLSEVVYQMVGGLRAAMGYCGCATLQEMYERAQMIRITASGLRESHPHDVLITKEAPNYSTRV from the coding sequence ATGGACAACCGCCTGGATATCGAAGGCGACGGCGCGATCGCCTCCTCCTCGAAGATACGCGGCTTCGGCCTCACTTACGACGACGTGCTGCTCGTCCCGGGGCGTTCGGAAGTCATGCCGCGCGACGTGAATACCTGCGCGCAGCTGACGGCCAACATCTCGCTGAACATCCCTCTGCTCTCGGCGGCCATGGATACCGTCACCGAGCACGAGATGGCCATCGCCATGGCCCGCGAGGGGGGCGTCGGGGTGCTGCACAAGAACATGACGATCGAGGAGCAGGCGTCCCAGGTGCGGCGCGTGAAGCGGTCCGAAAGCGGGATGATCCTCGATCCCATCACCCTCCATCCGGAAGATACGGTCGCCAACGCCCGCAATCTGATGGCGCGTTATTCGATCGGCGGAATCCCCGTGGTCGACTCCAACAACCGGCTCGTGGGCATCGCCACGAATCGGGACCTACGCTTCGTGCAGGAGCCCGGCATCCTGCTGCGTCAGGTGATGACGAGCGAGGGGCTGATCACGGCGCCGGTGGGCACCACGCTGGAAGCCGCCGAAGCCCTGCTACAGCGGCACAAGATCGAGAAGCTCCCGGTCATCGACGGCGACGGATACCTCAAGGGGCTGATCACCTTCAAGGATATCGAGAAAAAACGCCAGTTCCCCTCGGCCTGCAAGGATGAACACGGCCGGCTCCGCGTGGGCGCCGCCGTCGGCGTCTCGAGCGGCGTCATGGAGCGCGTGGCCGCCCTCAAGGAGGCGGGCGTCGACTTCGTGATCGTCGATACCGCGCACGGCCACTCGGTGGCGGTTATGGATACCGTCTCCGCCATCAAGAAGCAGTTCGGCGACCTCGAACTGATCGCCGGCAACGTCGCCACCGCCGAGGCCACGCTCGACCTCATCGACCGCGGCGTGTCCGCCGTGAAGGTCGGCATCGGCCCCGGATCCATCTGCACGACGCGCGTGGTTGCCGGCGTCGGCGTCCCCCAGCTCACCGCGATCATGGACTGCGCCCGCGTGGCGCGCCCCCGCGGCATCCCCATCATCGCGGACGGCGGCATCAAGCAAACGGGAGATGTGGCGAAAGCCATCGCCGCCGGCGCGAGCAACGTGATGATCGGCGGCCTGTTCGCGCGGGTCGAGGAGAGCCCCGGCGAAACCATCCTCTACGAAGGCCGGAAGTACAAGAGCTACCGCGGCATGGGCTCCCTGAGCGCCATGCAGGACGGGAGCAAGGACCGCTACTTCCAGGATGTGGAAGACGACATCAAGAAGCTCGTCCCCGAGGGCATCGAGGGGCGCGTGCCGTATGGCGGCATGCTGAGCGAGGTGGTCTACCAGATGGTGGGCGGCCTGCGCGCGGCGATGGGCTACTGCGGCTGCGCCACCCTGCAGGAGATGTACGAACGCGCTCAGATGATCCGGATCACGGCATCGGGTTTGCGTGAAAGCCATCCCCATGATGTTCTCATCACAAAAGAAGCCCCCAACTACAGCACGCGCGTTTGA
- a CDS encoding VCBS repeat-containing protein — protein MLQRNRMLLVLPVLGSIIAAVFFMHDEYVLHTFEHVKLSDTFYAEGGTFGDVSGDGVMDLISGPFWFEGPDFVNRHTIYEPQPFSIEVYSDNFFAYVYDIDRDGRNDIFFIGFPGQESTWYRNPGMQDGPWEKHRIFEETSNESPTFMDLTGDGLPELICVSNGRYGYAQPDWDHPERPWTFTPIADDNGLQRFTHGMGVGDVDGDGRLDVMEANGWFQQPASLDGNPVWTHHAYPFADGGSQMYAYDVDGDGDNDVITSHRAHGYGLLWHEQVKGADGGIDFKPHLIMGETPAENPYGVAFSGLHAVALVDMDGDGLKDIVTGKRYWAHMGRDAGEMEPSVLYWFKLQRSDDAGVDFIPYFIGDEVGVGTQLVVKDYNGDDLPDIVVGNKKGLSYYTHRREVVSRKAWEAAQPARSEG, from the coding sequence ATGCTCCAGCGCAATCGAATGCTCCTCGTGCTTCCCGTACTGGGCAGCATCATCGCCGCCGTATTTTTCATGCACGACGAATACGTGCTGCACACCTTCGAACACGTCAAGCTCTCGGATACCTTTTATGCCGAGGGCGGAACGTTCGGGGATGTTTCGGGGGACGGCGTGATGGATCTGATCTCGGGCCCATTCTGGTTCGAAGGTCCGGACTTCGTGAATCGACACACCATCTACGAACCGCAGCCGTTCTCGATCGAAGTGTATTCGGACAACTTCTTCGCCTACGTGTACGACATCGACCGGGACGGCCGGAACGACATCTTTTTTATCGGATTCCCCGGCCAGGAATCCACCTGGTACCGTAACCCCGGGATGCAGGACGGTCCCTGGGAGAAACACCGGATCTTCGAGGAAACGAGCAACGAATCGCCCACCTTTATGGATCTGACGGGCGACGGCCTGCCCGAGCTCATCTGTGTCTCCAACGGGCGTTACGGCTACGCGCAGCCGGACTGGGATCATCCCGAACGGCCCTGGACCTTTACGCCCATCGCCGACGACAACGGGTTGCAGCGGTTCACGCACGGCATGGGCGTCGGCGATGTCGACGGTGACGGCCGGCTCGACGTGATGGAGGCGAACGGGTGGTTCCAGCAGCCGGCCAGCCTGGATGGCAATCCGGTATGGACGCACCACGCCTATCCCTTCGCCGACGGCGGCTCCCAGATGTACGCCTACGACGTCGACGGCGACGGCGACAACGACGTGATCACCAGCCATCGCGCGCACGGATACGGCCTGCTCTGGCACGAGCAGGTAAAGGGCGCCGACGGCGGCATCGACTTTAAACCCCACCTGATCATGGGCGAGACGCCCGCAGAAAACCCGTACGGCGTGGCCTTTTCCGGGCTGCACGCCGTCGCCCTGGTCGACATGGACGGCGACGGATTGAAGGACATCGTGACGGGCAAGCGCTACTGGGCCCACATGGGGCGCGACGCCGGCGAGATGGAACCCTCGGTACTGTACTGGTTTAAGCTACAACGGTCGGACGACGCCGGCGTGGACTTTATTCCGTATTTCATCGGCGACGAAGTGGGTGTCGGCACTCAGCTCGTCGTGAAGGATTACAACGGCGACGACCTGCCGGATATCGTGGTAGGCAACAAAAAAGGGCTATCCTACTACACGCATCGGCGCGAGGTGGTATCACGCAAGGCGTGGGAGGCCGCGCAGCCGGCGCGTAGCGAGGGTTGA
- a CDS encoding aminopeptidase P family protein — translation MIQRLDALRAHFSERHADAAILTFLPDIRWACGFSGSNGLLLVTQQDAHFITDGRYTEQAGREVAGAAVHIAEKGLFDALASRSLLAGVGRVIIQSDHLTLDAFDDLQEAFPDVEWAPAKGLLKKDVAVKAKAEIDAMQRAQDVTDAVFDELLGVIRPGMTELEVAAEIVYRHMRRGASGMSFDPIVAAGPNGALPHARPTDRRLAPGDLVVLDFGCFVDGYASDMTRTIAIGEPDPEAVKVYHIVLDAHLKALDAARAGMSGKALDAVARTLIADAGYGPLFSHSLGHGVGLQIHEWPSVSFRTEDELPAGVVITIEPGIYVPGRFGVRIEDMALLEAHGARSMAHSPKELIQLGNA, via the coding sequence ATGATCCAGCGCCTCGACGCCCTGCGCGCACATTTTTCTGAACGCCACGCGGATGCCGCGATCCTCACCTTCCTGCCGGACATCCGATGGGCCTGCGGTTTTTCCGGATCCAACGGGCTGCTGCTCGTGACGCAGCAGGACGCCCATTTCATCACCGACGGCCGGTACACCGAACAGGCCGGCCGGGAAGTCGCCGGCGCCGCCGTGCACATCGCGGAAAAAGGGCTCTTCGACGCCCTCGCGTCGCGATCGCTGCTGGCCGGGGTGGGGCGTGTCATCATCCAGTCCGATCACCTCACGCTCGATGCGTTCGACGATCTCCAGGAGGCCTTTCCCGACGTGGAGTGGGCCCCCGCCAAAGGCCTGCTCAAAAAGGACGTCGCGGTAAAAGCGAAGGCCGAGATCGATGCCATGCAGCGGGCGCAGGACGTGACGGATGCCGTGTTCGATGAGCTGCTCGGCGTGATCAGGCCGGGCATGACCGAGCTGGAAGTGGCCGCCGAAATCGTCTACCGCCACATGCGGCGCGGCGCCTCGGGGATGTCCTTCGACCCGATCGTCGCCGCCGGCCCCAACGGCGCGCTCCCGCATGCGCGGCCGACCGACCGCCGCCTGGCTCCGGGCGATCTGGTCGTGCTGGATTTTGGTTGTTTCGTGGATGGCTACGCCTCCGACATGACGCGTACGATCGCCATCGGCGAACCCGATCCGGAGGCCGTCAAGGTGTACCACATCGTCCTGGATGCCCACCTGAAGGCACTCGACGCCGCGCGCGCCGGCATGAGCGGCAAGGCCCTCGACGCCGTCGCCCGAACCCTCATCGCCGACGCAGGCTACGGCCCGCTGTTTTCGCACAGCCTCGGCCACGGCGTCGGACTCCAGATCCATGAATGGCCCAGCGTGTCGTTCCGGACGGAGGATGAACTTCCCGCCGGCGTGGTCATCACCATCGAGCCGGGCATCTACGTCCCGGGCCGCTTCGGCGTCCGCATCGAGGATATGGCGCTACTCGAGGCGCATGGCGCCAGATCGATGGCGCACAGTCCGAAGGAGCTGATTCAATTGGGTAACGCCTGA
- a CDS encoding pseudouridine synthase: protein MGPVRLNRYIAQAGICSRRKADELILEGRVLMNGEVVKELGVKVNPGDAVEVNGIRLTPRSLDYFLLNKPSNYITSKQDEKGRSVVMDLIDIPEKDELHLYPVGRLDRNSVGVLLITNDGELAHRLMHPRYQIDKLYKVRTKEPIKPHELEQLIEGVQLDDGPAKADDARYVSPENKHEIGVRLHEGRNRQIRRMLEAIGHEVDYLERVNYAGLTADGVRRGKWRRLRPDEIKKLKRLVKLG, encoded by the coding sequence ATGGGCCCAGTGCGACTCAACCGGTACATCGCCCAGGCCGGCATCTGCTCGCGCCGCAAGGCCGACGAACTCATCCTGGAAGGGCGCGTGCTCATGAACGGCGAGGTCGTCAAGGAGCTGGGCGTCAAGGTCAACCCCGGCGATGCCGTGGAGGTGAACGGCATTCGTCTGACGCCGCGGTCGCTGGACTATTTCCTGCTCAACAAGCCCTCCAACTACATCACCTCGAAGCAGGACGAGAAGGGGCGGTCGGTGGTGATGGACCTCATCGACATCCCCGAGAAAGACGAGTTGCATCTGTACCCGGTAGGCCGGCTGGATCGCAACTCGGTCGGCGTGCTGCTCATTACGAACGACGGCGAGCTGGCGCACCGCCTGATGCACCCGCGTTATCAGATCGACAAACTGTACAAGGTCCGGACGAAGGAGCCGATCAAACCCCACGAGCTGGAGCAGCTGATCGAGGGCGTCCAGCTGGACGACGGCCCCGCCAAGGCCGACGATGCCCGCTACGTGTCGCCGGAGAACAAACACGAAATCGGGGTGCGGCTGCACGAGGGCCGGAACCGGCAAATCCGGCGGATGCTGGAAGCCATCGGGCACGAAGTCGACTACCTGGAGCGCGTCAACTACGCCGGCCTCACAGCCGACGGCGTACGCCGCGGGAAGTGGCGCCGGCTGCGCCCGGATGAAATCAAGAAATTGAAACGCCTGGTAAAACTCGGTTAA